The nucleotide sequence TGGTAATACCGTGGTATTCAAACCAAGTGAATTAACACCTATGGTTGCGGAAGAAACCTTAAAACTATGGTTGAAAGCGGGTCTTCCTGCTGGCGTTATCAACATGGTACAAGGCGAAGTAGAAACAGGTAAAGCATTAGCAAGTCATCCACAAATTGACGGTTTATTCTTTACAGGTAGCTCAACGACAGGTCATTTCCTACATGAGCAGTTTGGCGGCCAACCCGGTAAGATTTTAGCGCTTGAAATGGGCGGTAATAACCCATTAATCGTGAAAGATGTTACTGATATCGATGCCGTAGTGCATGATATTTTACAATCGGCATTTATCACTACAGGTCAACGTTGTACTTGTGCTCGTCGTTTATTTATTGAAGCAGGCGCACAAGGCGATGCTATTTTAGCTAAATTAGTTGCGAGCACTCAAGCAATGAAAATTGGCTACTATGACGATGAAGAGCAACCTTTTATCGGTTCTATGATTTCTGAAAAAGCGGCTTTAAGTTTAGTAGCAGCTCAGCAGCAACTTCTTGATCTTGGTGGCGAATCAATCGTTATGATGAAGCACCTAGAAGTAGGTACTGGCTTTATTTCTCCTGGTATTGTTGATGTAACAAATATCTCTGAAATGCCAGATGACGAACATTTTGGCCCATTATTAAAAGTGTACCGCTACACAGATTTTGACGCTGCTATTAATGAAGCAAATAATACTTCATTTGGTTTATCGGCTGGCTTACTAAGTGATAGTGAAGAACTATACAATCACTTCTTCCGTCGTATCCGTGCCGGTATCGTCAACTGGAATAAACCCATTACAGGTGCAAGCAGTGCAGCTCCATTTGGTGGTATCGGTGCAAGTGGTAACCACAGAGCCAGCGCGTTTTATGCTGCTGATTACTGTGCCTACCCTGTAGCATCAGTAGAAGCTGAAAAAGTAGCATTACCAGCAGCATTAAGCCCTGGTTTAACGATTAAGTAATTAATTCATTTTAATGAAACTTTATTGCCCATTAAAAAAAGCTGGGATCCGTCCCAGCTTTTTTAAAAATATCGATCAAATATAGCCGCCTACTCAGAGTGGTTATCATGCATGCTGTCCTAAATATTCTTTAATTCCCTATTGAAGAACGAATAAATAGCCTCACATACCACTCAGTCGACTTGAGATATCAACACTATTTTATTTATGCATTTAGGAATTTAACATGACTCCGGTTAAAAATTTATTTAACAACATTTGGCAAAACTATTTAGAAGTGACACCTTCAGCTGACAAAGTACACCAGCTTTTAGGGACAGGTAATGACTTGATCAACGATCACGTGGCTTACCGCACTTTTAATATTGCGAAAGTAAATATTGAAAAAATATCAGCACATTTAATTAACTTAGGTTATAAAGAATGTGGCGAATATCACTTTGAAGCTAAAAAACTCTACGCGAAACACTTTGAACATACCGATACTAACTTACCAAAAGTTTTTATCAGTGAACTGTTAGTAGAAAAGTTTTCGCCGCGTGTACAAGCCATTATCGAAAAAATGGTCGCAGGTATCGACGAAGCTGATATTAACCTTGAAAGCTTTTTATATTCAGGTACTCACTGGCAAGTCAGCCATCAAGAATACTTAGATTTACTGGCTGAAAGTGAATATGCCGCTTGGGTTGCTGCATGGGGTTACCGTGCTAACCATTTCACCGTTAGCATTAACCACTTAGCAAACTACGATTCAATTGAAGAAGTTAATGAAGCGGTTAAAGCTGGTGGCTTTAAGTTAAATACCACTGGTGGCGAAATCAAAGGTGACGAAGGCGTTAAACTAGAACAGTCTTCAACCATGGCTGATCACGTTTTAGTTGAATTTTCTGATAAAACAGTCGCTATTCCAAGCTGTTTCTATGAATTTGCCAAACGTTACCCAATGGAAAATGGCGAGCTTTATACAGGTTTTGTTGCGGCATCAGCTGATAAAATTTTCGAAAGTACTAACGCTGCAGCGTAAATAGCTTAACGCGCAAATAATGATGACACCTTAGCCTAGAGCTAAGGTGTTAATATCTTATAATAGCCAACAAATACTGCAATTAGTCCTAGTTGCACACTACCTTCTTACATTTATCACTCATCATAAAATAGAGCACTTGATCATGACCTTAATTTACGAGTAAAGTAGGGTTACGATAAAACTAGATATATAAAAAATGGTTACCAATACTGATGGTTATATTCATATTATTGAATATCTGACCGCTCATTTAAGTTTGTTTGAAAATAGCTCCAATACCGATGGTGGCAAAAGCTCGGTTTTAGAGATCATAGAAGAAGAAATGAGTGAACAAATTATTAATTTATGTAATCAAAATGAAGCATTAACGTTTAATCAACGTAATACTATTGTGCGCGAAATTGACGCTATTGTTTATGACTTACAAGAAATATTGTCTGGTGTGGTTAACAACACAGTAACTGAAGAACAAATTATCTTTATAAAAGAATTTGCCATTTTAATTAAAAATTTATTTGATAGTGAGATTCATAGCCAATTTTTACTATAACCATGAATAACGCCTGATTAACGCCTGACTAACGCCTGACTAACGCTAAGCATTTTTCAGCACCTTTAAGCATTCATGCGATACTAGAATCGCTAATATCTTAACCATTCAACTTACAAGCAGAGCTATGTTACCTGAATTCCCACAAAATCATTTATGCAGCGTTACCCTATTAGGTAATTTGGTTAATAAACCTGACATTCGCTACCAAGCGAATCCAATCATCGCATTTGCCGAATTAACCATAGCAACTCATAGCCGTTGGTTTGATAAAACAAGTAATAAATTTAAAGAATGGACCAGTTATCACACCGTAAAAGTTATCGGTGAAATTGTAGAACGTGCACTTATTCATGCTGATAAAGGCGATATTATTTTAGTGCAAGGTTACCTAATTAATAGTAAGAAAAATAATCGCGAAATTATTCACGCTAGCTACGCACAAACTTTTCCTAAAGGTTATGCACAGTCAATTAACCAGATTCATTACAGTGGCAATATCATCTCTGATATTAAACTTATGACGACTGAAAATGATAAAGAATTAACAGAAATAATTGTAGAATCTAAGCAACATGTGTTTTCCTCCATTACACTGAAAAGCCATGTTGTGACAATACAACGCCCGGTACATGTTTGGGGCAAACAAGCACTTTATCTCGCGGAACATGGCAAAATTAATGACCAGATAATAGTTGATGGTAAGTTAAGCTATCTTAATAATAAAAATAAAAATCAATTCATAGATGCACATCAAGCTGTTTTACTAGCAAAATAGTAAACTGTATCTACCTATTATAATGTTGAGGAACAGCAGCCTATGGACAAAAACAAAAGGTTTACTCGCTATAGACTTTATTTTATTTGTACATTAATCGCTGTTTTCAGCCAATTAGCCTATGCAGCAGAACCCGAAGAAAATGAACTCGAATTAGCTGTCATCGCTGACCTGACTAACGTAGCGTTTAGCAATGATCAATGGCACACCGTATTACCGGTGCTAGGTGATAAAAATCGATACTTCATCGCAACAAATTCGGGAAAAATTTACCAACTAAATAATAACAAAATTGCTCAGTCGCCTTTTTTTGACTTAAAGTCAGCCTTAAGTAAACGAAACATTACCTCATTAACAGCAATCACACTAGATCCTAACTTTAACTACCGTGAACGTGATGGTTATCACACTTTTTATACTGCACATACGGAATCAAGTAAAAAAACAAAGCAAAAATTAGCGCCGGTAAATACTGATATCAAGGCTCCTTACGATAGCGTTGTTATACGTTGGCAGTTAACTTATCAGCCTGATCAGATGCCTAAATACAGCCAACAACGTGAAGTGATCCGTATTGCAATTCAACAGCCCCAAGAGCACATTCAACAGCTCAGTTTTAATCCTTATATTGAGCCTTGGCATGACGACTTTGGACTACTTTTCATCGCGCTAAGTCGAAATGAAGCGTTGAAAAATGAACCACTTTACGCGGGAACCATACTACGTATAAAACCGAAAAAAAATGGCCTGAGCAACTATGCTATTCCAGCCAATAACCCTTTCATAAAAAACACGGATGTAGCCAATGAAATTGTTTTTATAGCCGGACAGAAAATAATCCATTTTGATTGGATAAAGAAAAGTACTCATAGCTTGCTTGTTCAGCTAAAACAACAAGAAGGCCATATACTTGTGCAAGCCAAACTAGGCGATGATTGGCGTGAAACAATTCCACAAACACAAATAAAAAAACATTTGTCATCGATAAACACACAGCGTAAAACCTTGTTTTATCATGGTCGAAAAATAAAAGCACTGTGGGGTAAAGTTCTACATTTACAACAATTAGAAAACATTTGGCTACTACAAGCATCAACGCTGACATCTGTCATTGATAACGTAGAAAGTGAGCAAAACACGCATTATAAACTCATTCACAACGACAGTAGTGAACAAGCACAATTTAGCTTACATCAAACACACAATGGCGAGTTATTGTTACTTGAACAGCAACAACAGCGCTTATATACCCTAAAAAAACCAACCACAGTCATCAGCGAAGTAACACATGCTGACGACCAGCTATTAAGCGATTCCAACAGCAACACCTCTATTTTCATTTTGTTCACTATTGCACTTGCTGCTAGTTATTTTTGGTACTTGAGACAGATTGGTACTAAGAAACAAAATTTTTTACATGAACAGTGGGCTAATTTTGAGGTGAATGTAGCATCAAAATCATTGTCTATGTATAAGCGGCACGCTAAAAATGCTGAAAAAACAATGAATATATCATCAATTATCTGTAGTGAATTATTGTTAAACGACGAGGTTATTTCAACAATTAACCTTGATTCCACGCCAATATTTTCTAACACATTAGAAGAGCAAATATTGGCTGTGCTCGCCAAAGAAAATCAGCTAAAAATGATTGATGACAAACAAAGAAAGATTCAGGTATATCTCACCGATGATCAGC is from Colwellia sp. Arc7-635 and encodes:
- the astD gene encoding succinylglutamate-semialdehyde dehydrogenase gives rise to the protein MSHNIQLINGQWTAGLGHEIFSKNPAKNQVVWQGNTASASQVDEAVVAARAAFETWSNMPIEARIAIAAKFAELLTEHKEAFATTIALETGKPLWETRTEVGAMVGKIAISVRANEERTGTVENPMPGAKAFIRHKPHGVVAVYGPYNFPGHLPNGHIVPALIAGNTVVFKPSELTPMVAEETLKLWLKAGLPAGVINMVQGEVETGKALASHPQIDGLFFTGSSTTGHFLHEQFGGQPGKILALEMGGNNPLIVKDVTDIDAVVHDILQSAFITTGQRCTCARRLFIEAGAQGDAILAKLVASTQAMKIGYYDDEEQPFIGSMISEKAALSLVAAQQQLLDLGGESIVMMKHLEVGTGFISPGIVDVTNISEMPDDEHFGPLLKVYRYTDFDAAINEANNTSFGLSAGLLSDSEELYNHFFRRIRAGIVNWNKPITGASSAAPFGGIGASGNHRASAFYAADYCAYPVASVEAEKVALPAALSPGLTIK
- a CDS encoding DUF1338 domain-containing protein; its protein translation is MTPVKNLFNNIWQNYLEVTPSADKVHQLLGTGNDLINDHVAYRTFNIAKVNIEKISAHLINLGYKECGEYHFEAKKLYAKHFEHTDTNLPKVFISELLVEKFSPRVQAIIEKMVAGIDEADINLESFLYSGTHWQVSHQEYLDLLAESEYAAWVAAWGYRANHFTVSINHLANYDSIEEVNEAVKAGGFKLNTTGGEIKGDEGVKLEQSSTMADHVLVEFSDKTVAIPSCFYEFAKRYPMENGELYTGFVAASADKIFESTNAAA
- a CDS encoding single-stranded DNA-binding protein gives rise to the protein MLPEFPQNHLCSVTLLGNLVNKPDIRYQANPIIAFAELTIATHSRWFDKTSNKFKEWTSYHTVKVIGEIVERALIHADKGDIILVQGYLINSKKNNREIIHASYAQTFPKGYAQSINQIHYSGNIISDIKLMTTENDKELTEIIVESKQHVFSSITLKSHVVTIQRPVHVWGKQALYLAEHGKINDQIIVDGKLSYLNNKNKNQFIDAHQAVLLAK
- a CDS encoding DUF3802 family protein, which translates into the protein MVTNTDGYIHIIEYLTAHLSLFENSSNTDGGKSSVLEIIEEEMSEQIINLCNQNEALTFNQRNTIVREIDAIVYDLQEILSGVVNNTVTEEQIIFIKEFAILIKNLFDSEIHSQFLL